The Stigmatella aurantiaca DW4/3-1 genome contains the following window.
GGCGCGGAACTGGAACTGCGAGTGCCGCACACCAAAGGGGCAGCGAGGATCCTCGATGACGGGCCGCTCGCGCGCCAAGGGGGCTTCGTCTGGAGCGGGAGGGGAACCGGAGGAGAGGAACGAGAGAACGGCGAGGACCCACATGGACACGATGGCGCTCAAGTCAGGCAGGCTCATGGCGTTGGCTCGAATGCAGGAGGTGGCGGCGAACGGGGAGGGCTGCGCGGGCCGTCTCGGATCCTCTCACACCCTCCCGGAGTGAGAGCAGGGGAGGGGAATAGCAAGCGCCGCGCCGACGGGCGTCGAGGGCCAACCCCGCGAGGAGACACTGTCTCAAGGGCAGCGGAGACAGGAGCGCGCACACTCGGCTGGACAGCGGTGTCCACCCGGATGGACACCGCGCACGGAGCGCCCCTCCTTCAAAAAACTGCTATCAAAAAACCGGTGTGATTTCTCAGCGGTTGAGAACACCGCGGAAGATCAGTGTTTCTGACCTGGCGAGGCCCTGCTCCCAGTTTGAACACCCAGAGACGTGCGTGTTCCTCGTCGCCCGCCTTGAACGCCCGGATCAGCTCCTCACGGGCTTTGCCCCATCGATCTTGGATGCCATCTTCAGAGCCCTGACCTCCGCGCCCAGCGAATCAATCCCGGGCACGCTCGCGCTTGAGCGCCACCAGCACCAGCGACAGCGCCGCGGGCGTGAGGCCCGGAATGCGCCGCACCTGGCCCACGGTGCCGGGCCGGTGCGCGCTGAGCTTCTCCACCGCCTCGGAGGACAGGCCGCGCACCTCGGCGAAACGGAAGCCCGCGGGAATCACCCAGCCATCCCAGGCATCCGCCTCCCGCGCGGCGGCCCGCTCGGCCTGGGCGATGTAGCCCTCGTACTTCACCTCCACCTCCACCTCCTCGGCCACCTCCGGAGGCACCTCGGGCCACTCGCGCGCCTCGGCCGCCAGGGAGGCATAGGTCACCTCGGGCCGCTTGAGCCGGGCGCCCAGCCCGGAGCGCTTGAGCCGGGCCACCTCGCGCTGCACCGCATGCACCCGGGCCTCCACACGCTCCAGGGCCTCGCGGGGCAGGAGCCCCACGCGGTGCCCGTGGCGGGCCAAGCGCGCCTCGGCGTTGCCCTCGCGCAGCTTGAGCCGGTGCTCCGAGCGGCTGGTGAACATGCGGAACGGCTCGTCCACGCCCTTGGTCACGAGCTCGTCCACGAGCACCGCGCCGTGGGCCTCCTCGCGGCCGAGCAAGAGGGGCGGCTCGCCCTTCACCTGGAGCGCGGCGTTGAGGCCGGCGTAGAGCCCCTGGAAGGCGGCCTCCTCGTAGCCGGAGGTGCCGTTGAGCTGCCCGGCGAAGAACAGGCCGCGCACGGCCTTGGTCTCCAGGGTGGAGGACAGCTGCGTGGGCGGGGCGTAGTCGTACTCCACGGCGTAGCCAAAGCGCACCACCTCCACCTGGGCAAGGCCGGGGATGGAGCGCAGAAAGTCGAGCTGCACGTCCGCGGGCATGCTGGTGGACAGGCCGGCGGGGTAGACGAGGGGCGAGTCCGGCCCCTCGGGCTCGAGAAACACCTGGTGGCGCTCGCGGGCGGCGAAGCGCACCACCTTGTCCTCCAGCGAGGGGCAGTAGCGGGGACCCCGGCCGACAATGTCTCCCTGAAACAGGGGCGAGCGGTGAAGGTTGTCGCGCAACAACCGGTGGGTGGCCTCGGTGGTGAAGGTGATGCCACAGGTGACGGAGGGCTGGAGGGGGAAGGGGACGCCGGAGGCGATGTCCTGGCGGGTGCGCCACGAGAAGGGGCGGGGAGGGGCGTCGGTGGGCTGAGGCTCGACGGCATCCCAGTCGATGCTGTCGCGGCGAAGACGGGCGGGGGTGCCGGTCTTGAAGCGGCCCAGGGTGAAGCCGAGCGAGCGCAGCGAGAGGGACAAGCCGCGAGCGGCCTCATCGCCGAGCCGGCCACCGACCTCCTTCTTCTCGCCCACGTGCATGAGGGCCTGGAGGAAGGTGCCGGTGGTGAGGAGCACGGCGCGGGCCTGCACCTGGGAGCCATCGCCGAGCACCACCCCGGCCACGTGGCCGTCCTCGACGGCGAGGGAGGACACCTCGGCCTCGTGAACGGTGAGGTGGGGCTGGGAGAAGAGGGCGGCCTGGACGGTGCGGGCGTAGGCGTCGCGGTCACAGAGGATGCGGGTGGCCTGGACGGCAGGGCCCTTGGAGGCGTTGAGGGTCTTGAAGTGGGTGCCGGAGAGATCCGCGGCGCGGCCCATTTCACCGCCGAGCGCATCGAGCTCACGCACGAGGTGGCCCTTGGCGGTGCCGCCGACAGCGGGGTTGCAGCTCATGACGGCGGCGCGGTCGCGCTTGAGGGTGAGCCCCAGGGTGGACAGGCCCAGGCGGGAGCAGGCGAGGGCGGCCTCGCAGCCCGCGTGGCCCAGGCCCACCACGATGACGTCATACCGGTGCTTCATGGGGCGGACGATAGACCAGGAAGAGGGGTGCGCGAGAGCCACGCGCCAATGACGGACACCGTCTCATCCAACGTCTGTCGCGGCCCCCAGAACATCCGCCCGATCGCCCCATAGGCCTTGCGAATGGCTTCGGTCCGAGCCCCGGGAGGCAACGTGAAAGCGGAAGAGCCAGGTTCTGGCGGCGGAGCGATCTGCTTCTGGCCGAGCATCTCCTTTGCGAGCGCTTTCACATCGGCGAAGTCCGGAAGGGGGGAAGGTTGGGCTCTGCGGCGATGATGCGCGCGGCGTCCTCGTAGTGACGCACGAAAGAAGCAGGCTCGATGTCTTCCCTCGGTACCTTCCTCTGAAGGGCATCGAGCTTCTCGAGGAGCGTGACAAGGGGGTGCACACACCGCACGCCCTTGGGACGGTTGTCGTCGTAGTCGTCCAGGTGCCCCGTGGTCGCAAGATGGTCGTGTACGAAGGACGACATGTCGCGCGGCATGAAGGGCGTCACGCGCGCGTGGCCGACCTCCAACAACACGAAGGGCCTGAGGACGTCAGCAAGAGCGCCCAGGTGGCGAGCAGGGTAGAGGACACGCACGTTGCCGCTGCGCCAGCGGTCATCCGGGGTGTTCCGGTCGAGTTCGACCGTCGTGCCGGGGACGCGGATGAATGACGGGAGGGCTTCGAAGTAAGCGCGGCGCGCGTTCGTCGCCTGCGTCCCGTCACTCTTCCAATTGGAGACGGGGGACAATCTCACCCTTCCGGGCTCAATCTTCAGGTCCAGATCCTCGGAGAACCGGTGGATGAGGGAAAATCCTTTGGAAAGGGAGGTTCCCCCCTTGAACCAGACGTCAAAGCCTTCTTCATGGAGCGCCCAGAGCGTGTGGGTGACCCAATAGTCCTTCTCCACGAGCGCCAACGAGAGCTTGCGGTTGTCGGCAACAATCCGCAGCAGATCATCAAAGTCGGGGTCGGCGTGGATGAAACTCAAACAGCAACGTCCTGGAGTGCCGAATAGACCAAGACCCGGGTCGCCTTCGTCCCATACCGCTGCGCCATGGCCCCCAGACGCTCACGGTCAAAGGAGCCTCGCGCAAGCGCGCGCGAGAGCGCTCCCGCCAGTTCCGTGCGCGAAGTACCAGCACGCTCAGCGTTCTCGAAGAGATCCACCACGAACCACTCTGGCGAGGGCACCTGTGGGAACGGCACCCGCCGCAGCTCGAACCGCCGCCCCCCCAGCTCGAAGACCCCGGAACGCTTGATGTTGTAGACGAGCGGTG
Protein-coding sequences here:
- the mnmG gene encoding tRNA uridine-5-carboxymethylaminomethyl(34) synthesis enzyme MnmG, with translation MKHRYDVIVVGLGHAGCEAALACSRLGLSTLGLTLKRDRAAVMSCNPAVGGTAKGHLVRELDALGGEMGRAADLSGTHFKTLNASKGPAVQATRILCDRDAYARTVQAALFSQPHLTVHEAEVSSLAVEDGHVAGVVLGDGSQVQARAVLLTTGTFLQALMHVGEKKEVGGRLGDEAARGLSLSLRSLGFTLGRFKTGTPARLRRDSIDWDAVEPQPTDAPPRPFSWRTRQDIASGVPFPLQPSVTCGITFTTEATHRLLRDNLHRSPLFQGDIVGRGPRYCPSLEDKVVRFAARERHQVFLEPEGPDSPLVYPAGLSTSMPADVQLDFLRSIPGLAQVEVVRFGYAVEYDYAPPTQLSSTLETKAVRGLFFAGQLNGTSGYEEAAFQGLYAGLNAALQVKGEPPLLLGREEAHGAVLVDELVTKGVDEPFRMFTSRSEHRLKLREGNAEARLARHGHRVGLLPREALERVEARVHAVQREVARLKRSGLGARLKRPEVTYASLAAEAREWPEVPPEVAEEVEVEVKYEGYIAQAERAAAREADAWDGWVIPAGFRFAEVRGLSSEAVEKLSAHRPGTVGQVRRIPGLTPAALSLVLVALKRERARD
- a CDS encoding nucleotidyl transferase AbiEii/AbiGii toxin family protein — encoded protein: MSFIHADPDFDDLLRIVADNRKLSLALVEKDYWVTHTLWALHEEGFDVWFKGGTSLSKGFSLIHRFSEDLDLKIEPGRVRLSPVSNWKSDGTQATNARRAYFEALPSFIRVPGTTVELDRNTPDDRWRSGNVRVLYPARHLGALADVLRPFVLLEVGHARVTPFMPRDMSSFVHDHLATTGHLDDYDDNRPKGVRCVHPLVTLLEKLDALQRKVPREDIEPASFVRHYEDAARIIAAEPNLPPFRTSPM